A region of Candidatus Eisenbacteria bacterium DNA encodes the following proteins:
- a CDS encoding 4-hydroxyphenylacetate 3-hydroxylase N-terminal domain-containing protein, with product NIYLNGEKIARDDEVQMPTINTMGLTLDYAADPKHEGLCTAKSHLTGEKINRFCHIHQGKEDLHRKQDMTRLLCQVAGGCIQRCMGIDATNAIYNVSYEADKQNKGATQYHQNFVKWLERFQKEDLVGCCAQTDVKGDRMKRPSEQKDPDLYVRMVERKSDGIVVRGSKLHISEASVADEILVVPTRALLPEEKDWALAFAVPADWEGLKQVVSVHNLRDRQHFKRGFTPGYTDSYVIFDNCFIPWERVFLCGETIYGGACALLFALFHRHSYSGCKPALGDLMLGAVALAAEYNGITKAPHVRDKLAEIIRVSELGYAAGFTASELGKPELYVPGVGFIPFGPGSYIPHSIYANVGRCLTGEAVYREAEILCDIAGGIPATFPYEEDFVNPETRDLLYKYITRNPAIHPEDAAQLWRYIGDILCSASGGIHLMGSYHGGGSPVMEAIAITTQYDIEARKKMVKKLAGIQDRKPNP from the coding sequence CAACATTTATTTGAACGGCGAAAAGATCGCTCGGGATGACGAGGTCCAGATGCCGACGATAAACACAATGGGGTTGACTCTCGATTATGCCGCCGATCCGAAACATGAAGGTCTGTGTACGGCCAAGTCTCATCTGACCGGGGAGAAGATCAATCGATTCTGCCATATCCATCAGGGCAAGGAGGATCTGCACAGGAAGCAGGATATGACCCGGCTCCTCTGTCAGGTGGCCGGAGGTTGCATTCAGCGGTGCATGGGAATCGATGCGACCAACGCCATCTATAACGTTTCTTATGAGGCCGACAAGCAGAACAAAGGAGCCACCCAATACCATCAGAACTTTGTCAAATGGCTGGAGAGATTCCAGAAAGAAGACCTGGTCGGCTGTTGCGCCCAGACGGACGTCAAAGGCGACCGGATGAAGCGGCCCAGCGAGCAGAAAGACCCGGATCTTTATGTCCGTATGGTGGAGAGGAAGAGCGATGGGATCGTGGTCCGGGGCTCCAAGTTGCATATCTCGGAGGCTTCTGTGGCTGACGAGATTCTGGTCGTTCCCACACGCGCGCTTCTTCCGGAGGAGAAGGATTGGGCTCTGGCCTTTGCTGTCCCCGCAGACTGGGAAGGGCTGAAGCAGGTGGTCTCCGTGCATAACCTCCGGGATCGGCAACACTTCAAAAGGGGTTTTACTCCGGGCTATACCGACTCTTATGTCATCTTTGACAATTGCTTCATTCCGTGGGAGCGAGTCTTCCTCTGCGGAGAAACAATTTATGGCGGAGCATGCGCCTTACTGTTTGCCCTCTTCCATCGCCATAGCTACTCCGGCTGTAAACCGGCTCTGGGGGATCTAATGCTCGGGGCAGTGGCATTGGCCGCAGAATATAATGGCATCACAAAAGCGCCGCACGTTCGGGATAAATTGGCTGAGATCATACGGGTATCCGAGCTGGGTTATGCGGCCGGATTTACGGCTTCGGAATTGGGAAAACCAGAGCTCTATGTCCCCGGCGTGGGATTTATCCCGTTCGGCCCGGGAAGTTACATCCCTCATTCCATCTATGCCAACGTGGGGCGATGCTTGACCGGCGAAGCGGTCTATCGTGAGGCAGAGATTCTTTGCGACATCGCCGGCGGTATTCCGGCCACCTTCCCCTATGAGGAAGATTTTGTAAACCCTGAGACCAGGGACCTTCTCTACAAATACATCACCCGCAACCCTGCTATTCACCCGGAAGATGCCGCCCAGTTATGGCGCTACATCGGCGATATCCTCTGCTCTGCCAGCGGAGGAATTCATCTGATGGGATCGTATCACGGGGGCGGGTCTCCCGTCATGGAGGCCATTGCAATTACAACGCAGTATGACATCGAGGCCAGAAAGAAGATGGTGAAGAAGTTGGCAGGGATTCAGGACAGAAAGCCGAATCCATAA